In the Acetobacterium sp. KB-1 genome, ATTATAAGATTGCGTTCCCAAAAATGTCAAGCGAAATTCGATACCATCGATATCAAGTGAATTTCGTCACCTTCTGCTGCAAGACTATTCCATTCATTACCTTTTATGTTATAATAGATGAAATAAACTTTCGGAGGTTTTTATGTTTTTGGGTATTGCCGCAATCTTAGCAACAATTATTTTTATCATCAATATAACGCTGACATTCACTATTATTTTTTTGGAACGAAAAAACCCTCAAAGCACTTATGCCTGGTTATTATTTCTATGGATGGTACCCATTTGGGGCTTTTTATTTTATATTCTCTTCTCGCAGAACTTAACCAAACGTAAAATTTTTAAGTATAACACCCCTGAGAATATTCAGTACCATCATTTGTTAAGACTGCAGCAACGGTCACTTTCCCGGATTATTGCGATCGATCCCGATAGTCCCATTGAAAAATACCGTCATTCCATTGAATTTCATTTAAATGTCAGTGAATCTATTTACACCAGTAATAACACGGTGGAAATTTTTACCGATGGAAATCAGAAATTTGATGCTCTTTTTCATGCCATGGAAGCCGCACAATCATCGATTCATCTGGAATATTATATTATTAAAAACGATACCCTGAGCGCTAAATTATTTGATATTCTGACGAGAAAAGCGCTTGAAGGCGTCGAAGTCCGGCTGCTTTTTGATGCCATGGGCGGTCGTTATTTACCCCGCACGGTGCTTGATGGCTTTGAGGCCGCCGGGGGGAAAATCGGTATTTTTTTTCCATCCCGCTTTAAGATGCTAAATCTCCGGGTTAACTATCGCAACCACCGCAAAATTGTGATCATCGACGGTGTCACCGGCTTTGTCGGTGGGTTTAACATCGGCAACGAATATCTGGGCCTGGAGAAAAAAATGGGCTATTGGCGGGATACTCATTTGAAGCTTGTCGGTTCAGCCGCCTACGAGCTGCAGCATCGCTTTCTGCTCGATTGGCGCGCCAGTTCCAGTGAAGAGTTCCTCGCTGATGATCAAAAACTTAACCAATATTTCCCCACCATCCCCCAAAAATCCGGAGGTGGCATCCAAATTGTTTCGAGTGGTCCGGATAACCTCAACCAGCAAATCAAACAGGGATTCCTACGGATGATTAATAACGCTGAGGATTATATTCTGATTCAATCGCCCTATTTTGTACCGGATGAAAGTATTCTGGAGGCTTTAAAAATTGCCTTGTTGTCCGGTATTGATGTCCGGATTATGATACCTAATAAGCCGGATCATATTTTTATTTACTGGGTCACCCTGGCCTATGTCGGCGAACTGATTGAATATGGGGCCAAGATTTTTATTTATGAAAATGGCTTTCTTCACGCCAAAACCATTGTGGTCGATGATGCGCTCTGTTCAGTGGGCTCCTGTAACTTTGATATCCGCAGCTTTCGGCTTAATTTTGAAACCAACGCCTTTATTTATGACCGTAAGGTTGCGATAAAACTTAAAAATATCTTTGTTGAAGATATTAAAAAATGCACCTATTATAACAAAGAACTCTACCGGAACCGCAGCCGACGAGTCAAGGTTAAAGAATCGATTTCGCGACTGTTTTCGCCTTTACTGTAGAGTCAACTACTATTTTCCGTTTTTCATCCCACCAGCCGTTTTTTAAAACAGCTGGTTTTTTTTGCCAAAAACGATTGACAAAAATATACTATGCATTGTATAGTATTATGTGAAAGGGGGTATCTACTTGGATATTCAATTAAAACGGGGGTTACTGGAAATTTGTGTACTGACGGTACTCAATCGGGGCGATTCTTATGGCTATCAAATCATCAAAGATGTGAATCCCTATATCGAAATCTCCGAATCCACCCTTTATCCCATCCTGAAACGACTTGAAACAAACCAGTGCCTGCTGGTTCACGCTGTTGAACATAATGGCCGACTTCGAAAATACTACAAAATAACCGCAACCGGTCGTCATCGAATTATTGAATTTATTGACAACTGGAAAGAGGTCATGAGTGTATATAATTTTATTAATGAAGAAATGAGGAACCATAGCGATGAACAAATCTGAATTTTTATTAAGTTTGACCGATAAGCTTGACCCATTACCCCAACATGAGATCGAAAAAACCCGGGGTTTTTATGCCGAAATGATTGATGACCGGATTGAAGATGGCATGAGTGAAACGGAGGCCGTCGCCGCCATTGGTGATATTGATACCATTATCCAGGATACTCTGCTGGAACAACCCTTACCGGCTCTGATGAAGGCCAAGATCCAGCCAAAATCCAGCTTAAAGATTTGGGAAATTGTCCTGATTGTCCTGGGCTTCCCGGTTTGGTTTCCCTTGCTGGCTGCTTTCTTTGTTGTCATTCTTTCTGTTTATCTCTCGGTTTGGGCGGTTATTATATCCCTTTATGCAACAGTTGCTGCCTTTGTGCTCGGTGGCCTGGCCGGGATTTTTAGCATCTTTTTTGCCCCGTCTTTTGTTTATGGACTGTTTGTCCTTGGTTTATCCCTTGCCTGCCTGGGCATCGGCGTTCTATCCTTTTTCGGTGTCACAAAACTATCCCACTGGTTGATCTTGCTTACCCGAAAATTTCTACGCTTTGTTAAATCATTATTTATTAAAAAGGAGGTCCTGTAAATGGAACCAATCAAAAAAATAATCATGCTGACTGCCGGTGGTTTAATTATCCTCGGATTTATTATTGCCATGGCCGCTTTTGCCCTGGGCGGATTTAACTGGAGGACCTTAAACGCCAGTCTTCCAGACGAGAAAAAAAGCTACACCTATGATCTGGCCGGTGTTTCAAATCTAAGTCTTAGTGAATTGGACACTGACGTAAAGATTGTGGGAATCGATGGCGATCAGATAAAAATTGAATGCTATGAGAACGAAAAGGATTCCTATACCATAAAGCTGTTGGAAAACGGTAATCTGAGCATCGATCGTTCCCTGTTTAAACATTGGTACGAACAGATCGGTTTTTTAAATTTCAACCTGCAAAATAAAAAAAGAGAGCTGACCGTGGCCATTCCCAAAAAGTTCAGCGGTGAACTTGAAGTTTCCACCGTCAGTGGCAATCTGATCGTGTCCGACCTTGATCATTTAAAGGATGTTAATACCAGCACTTCTGCCGGACAGATCGATCTGAAAAACCTTAGTATCGCCCAACAACTTGCAGCTTCCACCATCAGTGGTAATCTTGATCTCAGTCAGGTCAGTGCCGGCGGCAACCTGGAACTGGGAACCGCCAGCGGAACGATCCAGGTAAGTCAGGGAAAAACGGACGGATCTCTGTCTGCTTCCTCCCTAAGTGGTGCCATGAAATTTGACGAAACCACCATTGCCGGACCGACCACCATTGAAAACAGTAGTGGCAATATCCAGTTTAATAAGCTATCCGGTCATGATTTTTACTTCTCCAACTTAAGCGGCAATATTCGCGGCAGTCTTCTTGGCGATCCTGCCACCTATACCATCACCGCCGACAGCCTCAGCGGCAAGCAGAATCTCCCCAACTTTGGAAACGGGAAAAATAGTCTGGAGGTCTCAACCGCCAGCGGCAATATAGATATTGAGTTCCTGCCAGTTAATTAAACTATTTCCATTTCGCAACCACAAGTGACCCGGGCAAAGAAATTATTTTGCCCGGGTCTTTTTTACCTTTTTGTCGTTTTGCCGGGTGCACCCTAAAAAAGACGACCCGAGTTCCGAAGAACCCGAATCGTCTTTATGCTCTGTTTCTCAACCATCCTGCTCAATCATTTAAGTCGAATTCATCAAGTTGATCGTGACCGCTTTTTTTGACAATGTGACTGATTTCTTCTTGGGTCAATGACCGGCACAAAATATCGACCTCGCGGTTTATTAAGCTCTTTAAGAAAAAAGAGTTTTCGGAGCTTTCACAGGCACCGCCAATACTAGAATCTGAAATCCCGTTTGCCGGAGCTCAGCTCAGTTAGATGATCCGTTGCAATGCCACGGACCTTGTCACTGGGAATCGAAGCCAGTTCCCGGGCAATGGTTTTTTCACCATTATATTTGGTCGCCGGGGCGGCATAGTCTTCTAAATATTCTTTGAGGGTTATAATCGCGTTAGGCTGACAGCAATTGGCAATCTGACCGGATTTAACCAGTTGCATAAAGCGGTCGCCGGTGCGGCCTTCCCGATAACAGGCGGTGCAGAAGCTGGGAATATGTCCCATTTCTAACAGCCAGTTGACAATATCATCGAGTTTTCTGGTATCATTAAGCTCAAATTGGGCTGAGTTTTGATCTTCCGGTTCCGGCGTATCGTAACCGCCGACACTGGTGCTGGAACCACCGCTGATCTGCGAAATCCCCAGCTTTAACACCCGTTCCCGGGAAGCCTGGGACTCCCTAGTCGAAATGATCATACCAGTGTAGGGGACGGCAATGCGCAGCACCGTAACAATTTTTTCAAAGATGTCATCGGAAATCGCATTGGAAAAATCATCAGTGTCAATATCATCCGCCGGGCAGATCCGGGGGACCGAGATGGTGTGGGGACCAACCCCCATCGCGGCTTCTAAATGCTCGGCATGCATAAGCATTCCGACAAAATCATAGCGGTATTTATTCAGACCAAAAAGGACCCCAATCCCGACATCATCAATGCCGCCTTCCATGGCACGATCCATCGCTTCTGTGTGCCAGGCGTAATCACTCTTGGGGCCGGTGGGATGGAGCATTTCATAATTCTCCTTATGATAGGTTTCCTGGAACAAAATATAAGTTCCGATTCCAGCTTCCTTCAACTGGCGGTAGTCCTCCACCGTGGTCGCCGCAATGTTTACATTAACCCGGCGGATGTCGCCATTTTTATGTTTGATGCTGTAAATCGTCTTGATGCTTTCTAAAATGTATTCCAGGGGATTATTCTTTGGATCTTCACCAGCTTCCAGTGCCAGCCGTTTATGACCCATATCCTGAAGAGCAATGACCTCTTTGGCAATTTCTTCCTGGGTCAATTTCTTGCGGCTGATGTTTTTATTTTTAAAATGATAAGGACAGTAGACACAGCCATTGACACAATAGTTCGAGAGGTAAAGCGGGGCAAACATAACAATACGATTACCATAAAACTTTTTTTTGATATCCATCGCCAATTTTACCAAACGATCATTTTGTTCTTTTAGCTCGCAGGCCAGTAAAACTGCCGCCTCGCGATGGTTGAGTCCCTGATAAGTCCCTGCACGCTCAATGATTTCATTGAGCAGGGCGACATTTGTTTTGTTTTCTTCTGCATAGGCCAGCGTTTCTAAAATCTCCTGGTCATCAATAAATTCAACCGCTTTTTTCGACATGACATTATACATTGTTACGCTCCTAAAGTTTTATTTTTTTAATTCATTTATTCGACTGCATTTAATCTTTTGGATAATCGCCCCGGTGGGTTAAAATTTCGTAGCCAATTCCTTTCATCCGGTTACTTAAACAGACCCGGCATTCGGCGGCCTCATCCCCCGTGCAGATTTTATTATCATACAGGCTGTAATCCTTTCGGACTGACACGGGAGACAGGTTGGGCATGACCACATTGGCCCCAGCCAGAATGCCCGCTTCCCGACCATTGGGATCAATCGTTCCCAGTGCGGTCGTGGCTGGAATCAGCGCTTTAGGCAGCATCAGCCGCAGGATTGAGATAAGCAATAAGGTTTCTTCCAGCGTACCGGCTTTAGCGTCCTTATACGGGGTGTGCTGATGGGGAATAAACGGTCCGATCCCAATCATCTGGGGATTTAATTCTTTTGTGAAAAGTAGATCCGCAACCAGATTTTCAACCGTCTGATGGGGCGATCCCACCATAAAGCCCGTGCCTACCTGAAAGCCGATTTCTTTGAGATGGGTAAGACATTCTTTTCTGTTTTCCAGCCGCAGTTCCCGGGGATGAAGCTTTCTATAGTGCTCCGCACTAGCCGTCTCGTGCCGCAGTAAATAACGGTTGGCTCCGGCGGTAAAGAATGCTTCATAAACAGCTCGCGGCCGCTCACCGAGTGACAGGGTAATGGCACAATCGTCGTAGTCACTTCTGATTTTACCAATCAGTTTAATCATCATTTCATCGGAAAAATCCGGATCTTCCCCACCCTGTAGTACAAAGGTACGAAAGCCTAAGTCATATCCGATTGCACAGCAGTCAAGAATTTCCTGTTCGCTTAACCGATACCGATGAGCCTGTTCGTTACCGCAACGGATGCCGCAGTAGTAGCAATCATTTTTGCAATAATTACTGAATTCAATCAGCCCCCGGACATAGACCCCATTGCCAAAGATTTCTCCGGCCACTCTTTTGGCCCGGTTTGAAAGATCCGCTCGTAACTCGGGGGTGTTATTTTCAAGCAGCCATTTAAACTCATCTTTTTCTAAAAACTGCTCTTTTTCCAGTTTAGCCGGTAATTTATTCATGATTTTCATTAGCTTTTTCACCCTTTGGCAATTTTGAATAAACGGTTTTAATGCTCACCCCCTCAATCATACCCAGCTTCCCGGACAGGGAACTGATGATATTCGTCGGTGCATCAACAACCACGCTGATCACCGAAATGCCGCGCTGTTGATAAGGAATTCCCATTCGTCCGACAATATGCTCACGATAATCGTGAAGCACCTGATTGAGCTTTTCCACTGCTTCTTTTTTTTCAACTACAATTGCAATCAGTCCGATTCTTTTTTCCATCTTAAACTCCTTCACTCACCTTCTTTTTAACCAGCTACCCTTAAACTACCAAAAAATCACCTCAATTTCGCTCCCTCTTCGGTCGCGGGCAGTCGCCAACTGCAAGCGAGCTTGCGATTGGCTCGTTGCCTTAACGAAACCTCAATTCCGCTTTGCTTCATTTCGGTAACGAAACCTCAATTCCGCTTTGCTTCATTTCGGTAACGAAACCTCAATTCCGCTTTGCTTCATTTCGGTCGCGGGCAGTCGCCAACTGCAAGCGAGCTTGCGATTGGCTCGTTGCCTTAACGCGAAAATCCCTGTACCGGGATGGCACAGGGAAAAATACGCAAATAACCAAACCATTTAGAAAAAATGATATGGATGAATGACACATGATTCTCTCGCCTTTCCATTAGGGACGAACCCGGATGGCATCAGTACGATAGCTTTGTTTTTATTAATGCTTGTCAATGCTTGTCCAGTTTGCTGTCAGAATCTGAGGATTCGTCATCTTTTAGCTCACTGTTGTTGAAAAGGATATCATATAATTCAACATGCTTCAATAATTATCAGAGGGAAATTCTTGTCTTTTTTCCGGCTCCGATACAGTCTTACCCAAAAATTAAGGACCACACGCGATGTGATCAGAGTTTTCGGTGTATCTCCGAAACCCAGATCACATCGGTATGATCCTTTTTATTATTACAGATTATGAATGAACAATCCGCTTCTTAATTTTGGTTCAAACCAGGTAGATTTTGGCGGCATCACCATATCTGCGTCAGCAATGTTCATCAGCTCTTCGATGGCGGTCGGGTACATCGAAAAAGCGAGTACCATATCTTCACTAACACGGCGTTCCAGTTCGTTTAAACCCCGGATGCCACCGACAAAGTCGATTCGTTTATCGGTACGAATATCCCCGATTCCCAAAATTGGTATCAGGATATTGTTTTGCAGAATCGCCACATCCAGTGAATTAACCGGATCGGCGGGATCGTAAACCCCTTCTTTGACGGTTAGCAGATACCATTTTTTATCCACAAATAAACCAAAGCTGCCTTTTTGAGGCGGTGTTACCGGTTCGGCATCCTTAGGCGTTACATCAAATTTTTCCGACAGTACGTTTAAAAACTCCTCAACGCTGAGTCCGTTGAGATCCTTAACCACGCGATTGTAATCCATGATATAGAGCTGCTCATCGGGAAATAATACCGACAGGAAATAGTTAAACTCCTCTTCGCCGGTATACTCCGGATTTGCTTCCCGGCGCATCAGACCAACCTTAACCGCCGACGCCGAGCGGTGGTGTCCATCAGCGATATAGAGACTGTCAACATGACCGAATTTTTCAATTAAACCATTAATCACGGCCTCGTCGTCAACAATCCAGGCCCGATGGGTAATCCCATCTTCTGCAACAAAATCATAAACCGGTTCATTCGCTTTCCGCCAGCTGTCTACCATCTCATTGATGGCGTCCTGGGCCCGGTAGGTCAGAAAAATTGGCCCGGTATTGGCATTACAGGCATCAACATGCTTAATCCGATCTTCTTCTTTATCAGCCCGGGTCAGCTCATGTTTTTTAATCGTGTTATCAAGATACTCATCAATCGCCGTACAAA is a window encoding:
- the cls gene encoding cardiolipin synthase encodes the protein MFLGIAAILATIIFIINITLTFTIIFLERKNPQSTYAWLLFLWMVPIWGFLFYILFSQNLTKRKIFKYNTPENIQYHHLLRLQQRSLSRIIAIDPDSPIEKYRHSIEFHLNVSESIYTSNNTVEIFTDGNQKFDALFHAMEAAQSSIHLEYYIIKNDTLSAKLFDILTRKALEGVEVRLLFDAMGGRYLPRTVLDGFEAAGGKIGIFFPSRFKMLNLRVNYRNHRKIVIIDGVTGFVGGFNIGNEYLGLEKKMGYWRDTHLKLVGSAAYELQHRFLLDWRASSSEEFLADDQKLNQYFPTIPQKSGGGIQIVSSGPDNLNQQIKQGFLRMINNAEDYILIQSPYFVPDESILEALKIALLSGIDVRIMIPNKPDHIFIYWVTLAYVGELIEYGAKIFIYENGFLHAKTIVVDDALCSVGSCNFDIRSFRLNFETNAFIYDRKVAIKLKNIFVEDIKKCTYYNKELYRNRSRRVKVKESISRLFSPLL
- a CDS encoding PadR family transcriptional regulator, with amino-acid sequence MDIQLKRGLLEICVLTVLNRGDSYGYQIIKDVNPYIEISESTLYPILKRLETNQCLLVHAVEHNGRLRKYYKITATGRHRIIEFIDNWKEVMSVYNFINEEMRNHSDEQI
- a CDS encoding DUF1700 domain-containing protein, giving the protein MNKSEFLLSLTDKLDPLPQHEIEKTRGFYAEMIDDRIEDGMSETEAVAAIGDIDTIIQDTLLEQPLPALMKAKIQPKSSLKIWEIVLIVLGFPVWFPLLAAFFVVILSVYLSVWAVIISLYATVAAFVLGGLAGIFSIFFAPSFVYGLFVLGLSLACLGIGVLSFFGVTKLSHWLILLTRKFLRFVKSLFIKKEVL
- a CDS encoding DUF4097 family beta strand repeat-containing protein; the protein is MEPIKKIIMLTAGGLIILGFIIAMAAFALGGFNWRTLNASLPDEKKSYTYDLAGVSNLSLSELDTDVKIVGIDGDQIKIECYENEKDSYTIKLLENGNLSIDRSLFKHWYEQIGFLNFNLQNKKRELTVAIPKKFSGELEVSTVSGNLIVSDLDHLKDVNTSTSAGQIDLKNLSIAQQLAASTISGNLDLSQVSAGGNLELGTASGTIQVSQGKTDGSLSASSLSGAMKFDETTIAGPTTIENSSGNIQFNKLSGHDFYFSNLSGNIRGSLLGDPATYTITADSLSGKQNLPNFGNGKNSLEVSTASGNIDIEFLPVN
- the hydG gene encoding [FeFe] hydrogenase H-cluster radical SAM maturase HydG — encoded protein: MYNVMSKKAVEFIDDQEILETLAYAEENKTNVALLNEIIERAGTYQGLNHREAAVLLACELKEQNDRLVKLAMDIKKKFYGNRIVMFAPLYLSNYCVNGCVYCPYHFKNKNISRKKLTQEEIAKEVIALQDMGHKRLALEAGEDPKNNPLEYILESIKTIYSIKHKNGDIRRVNVNIAATTVEDYRQLKEAGIGTYILFQETYHKENYEMLHPTGPKSDYAWHTEAMDRAMEGGIDDVGIGVLFGLNKYRYDFVGMLMHAEHLEAAMGVGPHTISVPRICPADDIDTDDFSNAISDDIFEKIVTVLRIAVPYTGMIISTRESQASRERVLKLGISQISGGSSTSVGGYDTPEPEDQNSAQFELNDTRKLDDIVNWLLEMGHIPSFCTACYREGRTGDRFMQLVKSGQIANCCQPNAIITLKEYLEDYAAPATKYNGEKTIARELASIPSDKVRGIATDHLTELSSGKRDFRF
- the hydE gene encoding [FeFe] hydrogenase H-cluster radical SAM maturase HydE, producing the protein MNKLPAKLEKEQFLEKDEFKWLLENNTPELRADLSNRAKRVAGEIFGNGVYVRGLIEFSNYCKNDCYYCGIRCGNEQAHRYRLSEQEILDCCAIGYDLGFRTFVLQGGEDPDFSDEMMIKLIGKIRSDYDDCAITLSLGERPRAVYEAFFTAGANRYLLRHETASAEHYRKLHPRELRLENRKECLTHLKEIGFQVGTGFMVGSPHQTVENLVADLLFTKELNPQMIGIGPFIPHQHTPYKDAKAGTLEETLLLISILRLMLPKALIPATTALGTIDPNGREAGILAGANVVMPNLSPVSVRKDYSLYDNKICTGDEAAECRVCLSNRMKGIGYEILTHRGDYPKD
- a CDS encoding TM1266 family iron-only hydrogenase system putative regulator, with protein sequence MEKRIGLIAIVVEKKEAVEKLNQVLHDYREHIVGRMGIPYQQRGISVISVVVDAPTNIISSLSGKLGMIEGVSIKTVYSKLPKGEKANENHE
- a CDS encoding DUF1015 domain-containing protein, giving the protein MATIKPFKAVRPFPEKAQDVAALPYDVYNREEAAIAARGKLDSFLRVDRPETTLDERIKINDPFVYETARKNLEKLFHRNALTQDTKDCLYIYELIMDGRSQVGLVVCTAIDEYLDNTIKKHELTRADKEEDRIKHVDACNANTGPIFLTYRAQDAINEMVDSWRKANEPVYDFVAEDGITHRAWIVDDEAVINGLIEKFGHVDSLYIADGHHRSASAVKVGLMRREANPEYTGEEEFNYFLSVLFPDEQLYIMDYNRVVKDLNGLSVEEFLNVLSEKFDVTPKDAEPVTPPQKGSFGLFVDKKWYLLTVKEGVYDPADPVNSLDVAILQNNILIPILGIGDIRTDKRIDFVGGIRGLNELERRVSEDMVLAFSMYPTAIEELMNIADADMVMPPKSTWFEPKLRSGLFIHNL